From a single Miscanthus floridulus cultivar M001 chromosome 8, ASM1932011v1, whole genome shotgun sequence genomic region:
- the LOC136468910 gene encoding uncharacterized protein — protein MVDKPVAVPGPTAGAVGSSEAEARAIDATLESRAEKPVVLEEQTTLAKSLKGMVRHTVLPLSPLVVPPAMEENKVEEIEHEEARPQAVRILHNRGDEVVVVEEEDTTTEVRRLESTLSTTMTQIKRMEPLTEENEKLKEVVKLMEKNVQRAQHECDLTESNTRDLEYQKGILSEQLTTMSEQLQEQDVELGQLRQVIGQLQEEEKKASGQAEKLVEELKGVLSLLAFDDNSCANDVRSGGNVD, from the exons ATGGTTGACAAGCCGGTGGCGGTACCCGGGCCAACAGCGGGAGCCGTCGGGTCTTCGGAGGCAGAAGCTAGAGCTATCGATGCTACGCTAGAGTCTAGAGCGGAGAAGCCAGTGGTGCTAGAGGAGCAGACAACGCTCGCTAAGTCATTGAAGGGCATGGTCAGACACACTGTGCTGCCACTGAGCCCCCTAGTGGTGCCCCCAGCTATGGAGGAGAACAAAGTGGAAGAGATTGAGCATGAGGAAGCTCGCCCTCAAGCCGTCCGGATCCTCCACAATCGGGGCGATGAAGTTGTggtggtggaagaggaggacaccaccacgGAAGTCAGAAGactagagtccaccctttccacgACGATGacgcagatcaag aggatggagcccctcaccgaggagaatgaaaaactaaaGGAGGTGGTAAAGCTTATGGAGAAAAATGTCCAGAGGGCCCAGCACGAGTGTGATCTTACCGAATCCAACACGCGggatctagaataccagaagggcatcctatccgagcagctgACGACCATGTCCGAGCAGTTACAGG agcaagacgtggAGCTCGGTCAGTTGCGCCAAGTCATTGGTCAActccaggaggaggagaagaaagccTCTGGTCAGGCAGAGAAGTTggtcgaggagctgaaag gtgTGCTCAGCCTCCttgcgttcgacgacaatagctgtgctaacgacgtGAGAAGTGGTGGCAATGTAGATTAG